AGAATTCTCCAGACACTGGCGCTCTCGGACTGCGATATCTTAGGAATCATGATATTGATTCACCAGATGGTCGTCCGCGAAAGGAAACCTGTGGCGCCGGGTTCTTTACGAGCCTGGAAACACTCGAGACGTGGGCCAAGTCTCATCGCTCGCATCTCGCCATCTACCGCGGTGCAATGGCGCATTACAAGGCGTTTGGGGATAGAAGGAAGATGAGAACTTGGCACGAAGTATCTGTGCTGAGGGGAGGAGATGCCAAGTTTGAGTACCTGAATTGTGTGCCCAAGACGGGAGTTATTCGAGGGATTCCACTCACGGTCGAGGATATTGAAATGTGAGGGGAAACATGTGTTGCTTCAGAAAGAGGCCGTTCCTTCCGTTCCTGCCGTTCTTCCCGCCAACTTATCCTTTGCTACACCTCAAGTTGCATATGTCGGTCCCAGAACAAGCACCGACTGATAATCGCCCTTGGGCCGAAACCCCGCTCGCAATGAGACAGCCTGTACGTCCAGAAGATACATCAGAGAGCGGGCAACTCGGTCCAATATCTTCGAAATCCACTATTTTACTCTATAGTCCCACCCATTGATACATATCAACTTCATAACTCATTCATCATGGCATTACCAATCCGGGTTGCTGCATGCCATGCCTCCCCGTCTTTCTCTCGGCTCGGGACACGACGTCCAAGGCGATTTCGCTTATTGAGAGGGCAGCCAAACACAAAGCAAACTTAGTTGTTTTCCCAGAGACCTACATCTCTGCATTCCCCATCTGGAGTGCATTGCGGCCTCCTACCGACAACCATGACCTATTCAAACGCATGGCAATAGAGTCTGTTTACGCcgatggagaagagatcCAGGCCATTCGCGCAACGGCAAAGAAAGCTCAAGTCATGGTCAGCATTGGCATCTCAGAGAAAGCCCACTCCAGTAGCGCGACCTTGTTCAACTCCAACGTCCTGATCGGGAGCCAGGGTGAGGTTCTAGTTCATCACCGGAAGCTCATGCCTACGTTGTTCGAAAAGTTGACCTGGGCTCCTGGAGGTGGGCATGGACTGAGGGTCGCCGAAACGGCTTATGGAAAGATTGGGAATTTGATATGCGGCGAGAACACGAACCCCTTGGCCAGGTATTCGCTCATGGCACAGGGGGAACAAATTCACATTTCTACTTGGCCGGCGATATGGCCAACTCGAGTTCCAGGCATCGGTGAGTCGCAGGATCAGAGTAATAATGATGGGAAGTCCAGTGTGACGAAAGGGGCCAACTACGACAACGTTGCTGCAAACAGAACTCGCGCAGCCGCCCACTGTTTCGAGGCCAAGTGTTTTGGTGTTCTCTGCTCGGGGGCCCTAGGAGATGACGCTGTCGAGATCATCTCAGAGGGTTCGTCTCACCTGCGTCAAGCTTTGGAGTACTCGCAGCGCGGTGCGACCATGTTCTTGGATCCCACTGGAGCTCCTTTGCAAGGGTTCGTGGTGGATGGCCAGACACATGAGCCCAACCCTACAGATTTCCTACAGAGCACAGAAGATATTCTATACTGTGATATGAACGTTGAGGATTGTATAGAGGGCAAGCAGTATCACGATGTCGTGGGTGGATATCAGAGACTGGACGTGTTTGACTTGAAAGTCAACCGTACCCGTCAGTATCCAGTGACTTTCACCGAGAGTGTTAGTGAGAGCGTATCACAGGACCAAAGGATTAATACTGAGGCAAAGAATAAAGTCGAGTAGTTACATAGGAAGAAGTAGTTTCTGATCACCCACTTGGCACTTCGTTCCGGACCCATTGCTCAAACGTAGTCGGCTCCAGATGGCTCTTCAACCATGGCAGATCCGCGCCGTAAGCCCTCTCACCGATGAAGCCAAACATTGTCCTCAAGTCCTTGACCATCCAAATGATGAACCTAGCCAAAAGCCCATATGTAACAGGAACGCCCTTTCTGGTGTGTCGAACAAAAATGTCGTCGATATCCTTGAAGCTGAGCTCATCACTGGCGATCGAGAGAGCCTGGTTCCTAATACCGGTCCGGTCGGGCCGTACTAGACCCTCGACTGCCCACCTTCCAATGTCCTTGGTCACCGTGACCTGCATTCTCTTGCCCTCCATATTCTCCCTCCAACCTGTCATGCAGAGCTGACCGGGGAAGCCCCACCAGGCATTGTCGGCGAACCAGGTTGGTCGGAGGATGGTGTACTCCATCTGGCTGGAACTGCAAACACTCCTCAGATGCTGCTCGATACAGAACTTGTCCGAGAAAGTCTTGCAGTATGACGGGTCTTTGTCGCTGAGTTCACGTCCTCCGCGGTCAACGGAGGAGTAGACAAAGTAGGGGACCCCGTTGGAAGCGGCGACATCGATGAATCCCTTTGCATCGCTCAGTTCGGTCGGTCCATGAGCCTGTGCGAGAAAAACCCCAGTTTTGGGTATGATGTTCTTGTCCAGATGTTGGAACATGGCCTCAGGGTTGTTCAAGTCGCCGGGGATAATGTTGATGTCGCTGTACTTCTCACGAAGCTTGACAGCTCCCGGTCCAGTGGGGTGTCGAGTTATGGCATAGACCTTTCTGGGCTCAATCTTGATTTCGGGATCGGATAGGAGAGCATCGACTGTTGCGCCGCCTTGAC
This region of Fusarium falciforme chromosome 5, complete sequence genomic DNA includes:
- a CDS encoding NmrA domain-containing protein encodes the protein MSPPEYYLIAGATGRQGGATVDALLSDPEIKIEPRKVYAITRHPTGPGAVKLREKYSDINIIPGDLNNPEAMFQHLDKNIIPKTGVFLAQAHGPTELSDAKGFIDVAASNGVPYFVYSSVDRGGRELSDKDPSYCKTFSDKFCIEQHLRSVCSSSQMEYTILRPTWFADNAWWGFPGQLCMTGWRENMEGKRMQVTVTKDIGRWAVEGLVRPDRTGIRNQALSIASDELSFKDIDDIFVRHTRKGVPVTYGLLARFIIWMVKDLRTMFGFIGERAYGADLPWLKSHLEPTTFEQWVRNEVPSG
- a CDS encoding CN hydrolase domain-containing protein, with the protein product MPCLPVFLSARDTTSKAISLIERAAKHKANLVVFPETYISAFPIWSALRPPTDNHDLFKRMAIESVYADGEEIQAIRATAKKAQVMVSIGISEKAHSSSATLFNSNVLIGSQGEVLVHHRKLMPTLFEKLTWAPGGGHGLRVAETAYGKIGNLICGENTNPLARYSLMAQGEQIHISTWPAIWPTRVPGIGESQDQSNNDGKSSVTKGANYDNVAANRTRAAAHCFEAKCFGVLCSGALGDDAVEIISEGSSHLRQALEYSQRGATMFLDPTGAPLQGFVVDGQTHEPNPTDFLQSTEDILYCDMNVEDCIEGKQYHDVVGGYQRLDVFDLKVNRTRQYPVTFTESVSESVSQDQRINTEAKNKVE